CCAAGGACGCATTATTGAATGCCATACCGGCCAGAAACTGAGCATAAGCCATATTCTCACGCGCTTCCATATCTTTGCCATCTTCGACCGCACGGCGTAAATAATGGCTGATCATTGTCACAGCTTTCAACGCGCAGGCATCAGTGATAGGGTTCGCCGCCGTAGAGACATAAGCCTCAATCGCATGCGTCAATGCATCCATTCCTGTCGCAGCAGTCAATCCTTTTGGCATCCCTGCCATCAATGCAGAATCATTGACTGACAAGATGGGCGTTACATTTTTATCCACAATGGCCATTTTGATATGACGTTCAACATCCGTAATAATACAGAAGCGTGTCATTTCAGAAGCGGTTCCCGCAGTGGTGTTGATGGCAATCAAAGGGAGTTGTGGTTTCGCTGAACGATCAACTCCTTCATAATCGCGAATATCTCCGCCATTAGCTGCCACCAGCGCAATGCCTTTTGCACAGTCATGCGGCGAACCACCCCCTAAAGAGATCACACAATCACAGTTATGCTGACGCAGAATTTCCAAACCTTCCCCAACATTAATCGTAGTTGGATTTGGATTTGTTCCAGCATAAATTGCACTTTTTATCCCAACATCTGCCAGCAAAGCCTGGACGTTTCCAACAACACCAATCTCGTTTAACACGCGGTCAGTGACAATCAAAGCCTGTCTATAGCCATAATTTTTCATTAATTCGACGGCTTCAGTCATGCATCCCATACCGATTTTATTCACTGGTGGGATAAAAAAAGTTGATGCTGCCATTTGAAACTCCTTAGATTTTACTGAAGTATTCCAAATCTTAGTGTAAAAAACTGGAATTACAATGTGACACTTATCTACCCCAGTAATTTTGACCAAAATCAATAATTGCTGATGCAAGACGGAAAAAATAGGTATCAATTTTCACTTTGAGTTTATGCAGGAGAATATTTTGCTAAAAAACGACATCTTTGAACGCCTCACTACCCTATTAGACACCAACAATGCCCGCTATCGAGTTATGGAACATGCTACTGGCGGTCGTTCAGAAGAAGTAGCAAAAATACGGGGAACCCAGCTAGGACAAGGCGCTAAAGGCCTGATTTGCCATGTGAAAGGAAATGGTTACCGACAGTATGTCCTTGCTGTCTTACCTGCTGATCAACAAGCCGATCTTGCTATTCTTGCCAAACAAATAGGAGGGAGCCGAGCATCTTTGGCAAGCCCAAAAGAGGTTTCTGAATTAACCCGTTGTGTTTTTGGTGCCATCCCACCCTTTAGTTTTCACCCAGAACTGAAATTGGTTGCCGATCCGCTTTTATTTGAGCGCTATGAAGAATTAGCATTTAACGCGGGTAGTCTGGAGCGTTCGATTATTTTGCATACAGCAGATTACCGTCGCATCGCTATGCCAGAATTAATTACCTTTCGGAAAAGAAGCGATTAAAGCCAGATTTAAAAAAGCTGCTCAATAAATTAAAGATAACTTAAATTTTGCTATAATTTAACCAGATAAAGATGGGTGACTATTATATGAATAATATTTTTGTTCTGATAATACTCAGCCTTGCTATCCTCTGTCTCACTGTATTTCTTTATCTCCATGATGCAGAGATAGCACACTGGCTGGAGAGATTTGCCCAACGATTGATTAAGTGGCAACCTCCAGATTGATGCTTCACTTTATGTCATTTCACAAAAAAGGTGCTGAAAATCAGCACCTCACCTTGAAAGCATTAGATATACTTATGGGATACTAAATGATTAGTCCAACCATTCAGTGTGGAAAACACCTTCTTTATCAGTACGCTTGTAAGTATGCGCCCCAAAGTAATCACGCTGTGCCTGAATCAGATTAGCCGGCAATACCGCAGAGCGATAGCTATCATAATAAGAGATTGCAGCAGAGAATGTTGGTGTTGGGATACCATTCTGCACACCGTAAGAAACAACATCACGCAGAGCTTGCTGATATTCATCTGCGATTTGTTTGAAGTAAGGTGCTAAAAGCAGGTTGGCGATAGCGGGGGTTTCATTGTATGCATCGGTGATTTTTTGCAGGAATTGGGCACGAATAATACACCCCGCACGGAAGATCTTCGCAATTTCACCATAGTTCAGATCCCAATTGTACTCATCCGATGCCGCTTTCAACTGCTGGAAGCCTTGCGCATAAGAAACAATCTTACCCAAATACAGGGCACGGCGGACTTTCTCAATAAATTCAGCCTTATCTCCATTGAATGGCTGAATTTCTGGACCTGACAGAAGTTTAGATGCAGCGACGCGCTGATCTTTCAGGGAAGAAATATAGCGTGCAAAGACAGATTCCGTAATAAGTGTTACTGGAATACCCAGATCCAGCGAGCTTTGGCTAGTCCACTTACCGGTGCCTTTGTTGGCCGCCTCATCCAAAATCACGTCAACCAGATATTTCCCGTCTTCATCTTGCTTACGGAAAATGTCGGCAGTAATTTCGATAAGGTAACTGCTTAGTTCACCTTGGTTCCAGTCACTGAATACTTCAGCCAATTCCTGATTGCTCAGGTTCAATGAACTTTTCAACAGAGAATAGGCTTCTGCAATCAACTGCATATCACCATATTCAATGCCATTGTGAACCATCTTCACATAATGGCCTGCACCATCTGCCCCGATATAAGTCACACAAGGCTCGCCATCTGCCTGAGCTGCGATCTCTTTCAGAATTGGTGCCACCAATTCATAAGCTTCTTTCTGACCTCCCGGCATAATTGAAGGCCCTTTCAGTGCGCCTTCTTCACCACCAGAAACCCCTGTACCGATAAAATTAATGCCCTGAGCAGACAACTCACGGTTACGGCGAATAGTATCCTGAAAATAGGTGTTGCCACCATCGATCAGAATGTCACCCTTATCCAAATGTGGCATCAGTGATGCAATGGTTTTATCCGTAGCTTCACCAGCCTTAACCATCAACAGAATACGACGTGGCTTTTCCAGCGAATCGACAAACTCTTCAATGGAATAACTTGGAACTAATTTTTTCCCTGGATTTTCAGCAATAACTTCATCTGTTTTATCGCTGGAGCGGTTAAAAATAGATACAGAGTAACCTCGGCTTTCAATATTCAACGCCAGGTTGCGCCCCATTACCGCCATACCGACAACACCGATCTGCTGTTTGGACATGAATAACTCCCGTCTAATAATGACTGCCGCCCACTCAAGATGCTATACGTAATACCGAGCGTAATGCATACCGTATGCAACAAAACAGAGCGGGCAATTTGTTAATGAAGTCACATGTTAACTCAGGAATAGCCATTGAAGGTAGTTATTGATGCAATCGATATCGGCGTGACGTTTTTTTGCTGAAAAAATTTCCAACTGAGACAAATCAACTATTGATATTTCGCATTTCAATACGCATTATTTAATAGTCGGCAAATGCCGTCCCACTAAAAGGCAAAATAAATTGTATGGAATGGATCGCTGATCCGACGATATGGGCAGGTCTGGCCACACTTATCGTTTTAGAAATTGTTCTCGGAATAGACAACTTAATATTCATTGCCATTCTGGCAGATAAACTACCTGAAAAAGAGAGAGATAAAGCTCGCCTGACAGGACTTTCCTGCGCCCTTCTCATGAGGATATTACTGCTATTCAGCTTATCCTGGCTCATTTCCCTGACTAATCCATTAGTTACTTTATGGGAACACCCTTTTAGTGCCCGTGATTTAATTATGTTGATAGGGGGGATATTCTTGCTGTTCAAAGCAACAATGGAATTGAATGAACGGTTAGAAGGAAAAACCTTGCATGCTAACCAACAACGCAAAGGAGCTAGCTTCTGGGCGGTTGTTGCACAAATTATTGTCTTAGATGCGGTATTCTCTCTGGATTCTGTTATCACCGCCGTAGGAATGGTCAATCACATTGGTATCATGATTACGGCTGTAACCATTGCCATGATCCTGATGATATGGGCCAGCAAACCGTTGACAAAATTTGTCAATGCACATCCCACAATCGTGATCCTGTGTCTCAGTTTCTTGCTAATGATCGGTTTTAGCCTGGTTGCAGAAGGCTTTGGCTATCATATTCCGAAAGGCTATCTCTATGCTGCCATCGGCTTCTCCATCATGATTGAAGCACTGAACCTGTTCGCTCAGTTCAATCGCCGCAAGTTCTTGAGCGCTTCCCGCTCCCTGCGTGAAAGAACCGCAGAAGCTGTCCTTCACATTTTAAATGGCAAACGTGAAAGCGCTGCGTTGGATAACCATGCTTCTGATCTCATTGCAGATCATACAGATAACAAAGAAATCTTTGAACCTCAGGAACGCCAGATGATTGCCCGCGTTCTCAGCATGGCACAACGTACCGTCAGTAGCATCATGACTTCACGCCATGATGTAATCTATCTGGATATCCATTCCCCTACCGAAAAATTGACTACGTTACTGAAACAAAAGCCACATACACGAATTGTGGTTACAGATGAACAAAGTGGTGACGAACCACTTGGCGTAGTACATGTGATTGATATCCTTAATCAACAACTGACTCACAATACTTTTGATTTAAAGAAATTAGTCCAACAACCGTTGATTTTCCCAGAATCTCTCTCCTTGCTACAGGCGCTGGAACAGTTCCGTAAAGCGCAAACTCATTTTGCCTTTGTTGTCGATGAGTTTGGTTCTGTCGAAGGGGTGGTTACGGTAACCGATGTGATGGAAACCATTACAGGTAATCTTCCTGTAGGTAGCGGAGAGATCGATGCTCGTCATGACATTCAGGTCATGGAAGAGGGATATTGGATCGCCAATGGATTTATGCCACTGGAAGATTTGGTACTTTATGTGCCGCTGCCATTGGATGAAAAACGGGAATACCAGACACTAGCAGGCTTGTTGATGGAGCATCTGCAACACATTCCACAGCAAGGCGAACAATTGAAGATTAGTGACTATCTGTTTGAAGCACTGGAAATCACCAGCCACCGCATCAATAAAGTGAAAATTACCCCACTGAGCGTGGCAGAAGAGGTGGAAATATAATCCACGATCTTAAAACAGTACCACCGGACATATTCGCTACTGAGAAAAAACCGGCATCAGTCCGGTTTTTTTATTTATGGCTTTAGTCAATAGATCTTCCAGCGCTTTAATATTTTTTATTATTGCTGTTATTTTCGATCCAATCTTTGATAGATTTCTTAACCTTCTGCTGTAATTCATCACGCAACATGGGTTCCACATTCAGCGCATATTGCAGGTTATTCCAGTCACCATAAACCCGCAGGGGGATTTTTAACTGCGCCAAACGACGTACAAATTCGTTCTGCTTGCCCCATCCATTGGTTAATTGCACCCATAATGAAACATCGGTATTCTGTTTCAGTAAATTAGCTTTCCCCTGCCCTTTAATATTGAACATGCCTGAAGTTGCCGCAAGTTCACTGATTTTAATCTCACCGCGCTCCAGTTGTGCTTTCACCGACATGCTCTTAGCTTCAGTAAAATCATTTGTATCTGTAGGTTGGCTGACTTGATCTGTTGCCCGTGCAAAAGATTGTTGAATAAGCTGAGGAATATTCAACCCTTCCAGACGTGCGTTTTTTAAATCGATATTCAAATCACCTTGCCAATAATGAGAAATAGCATACTCGTCATAACCTTCTCCCAAGAGATCACCATTAACATTAAGCTGACCACTGAATATTGATGGCAATGCCAATGCAGTTAACAAAGGTTGTATTTCAATTCTCCGCAAGAGCAGCTTTGTGTGTAGTTTTGCAGGAACAACCGTGGCGTCAATTGAAGTCGGCAACGCAAAATGTCCGCCAAACACGTTGCCACTTAATTTTGTGATTTCGGTCAGGCCACTGTTATTACTCGCTTGCAGGCCAAAATGGTCAATATCCATGCCCTGATAAATGAATTTATCTGCCGTGAATGAGATATCAGCATCAAACCCTTGCAAAAAAGTAAGGTCATAGTTAGATAATGCCGAAACCGAGGTTGCAATCACTGGTTTTAAGGAATTATTTTCCACCCGATAATCATGTTTTACCTGAGGCGTATTTTTCGGTAAAGCATCCCACCCCAACAGGTTATCCAGATTGAACTTTGGTGAACTCAGATTGATGGAATATCGCGGTTTAGCTTGCAAAACGGCAGTAATATCTCCTTTAAGTTCATTTCCATCATTCACTGTCAATGCCATTTTTTGCAGCGCAATTGATTCAGGTGCGGCCTGATATTTCATTATGGCACTCCCCGTTCCTTGGATACCTGTAGGCGGTAACCCGATCCCCTGTAATTGATATGCAAAGGAATTAATGTCGGCCGATAGCTGCTGTGGATAATCAGAAATATCTATCGACGAATTAAGTTCAAATGATAGTTCTTGCTGGTTTTTATTGATTTTGCTGCGGAGGCTAAGGTTGGCGTGATTTTGATCATTTCGCTCCAACAATAAATTGAGATCACGGACATTTACTTGGGAATGTTCGTTAGTTTGCCAGATCAGTAAACTGTCCACTAACCTGATCCTGGCAATACCCAGTTTCCAAGCCTGACTTCCCGTGACGATTGGATAATGA
The sequence above is drawn from the Xenorhabdus ishibashii genome and encodes:
- the yiaY gene encoding L-threonine dehydrogenase, with translation MAASTFFIPPVNKIGMGCMTEAVELMKNYGYRQALIVTDRVLNEIGVVGNVQALLADVGIKSAIYAGTNPNPTTINVGEGLEILRQHNCDCVISLGGGSPHDCAKGIALVAANGGDIRDYEGVDRSAKPQLPLIAINTTAGTASEMTRFCIITDVERHIKMAIVDKNVTPILSVNDSALMAGMPKGLTAATGMDALTHAIEAYVSTAANPITDACALKAVTMISHYLRRAVEDGKDMEARENMAYAQFLAGMAFNNASLGYVHAMAHQLGGFYDLPHGVCNAVLLPHVQRFNAKVSAARLREIAAAMGVEVAALNDTQGADACIRAISQLAKDVNIPSGLSELHVKEEDLPTLAANALKDACGFTNPIQASHAEIVAIFKTAM
- a CDS encoding YbaK/prolyl-tRNA synthetase associated domain-containing protein, whose product is MQENILLKNDIFERLTTLLDTNNARYRVMEHATGGRSEEVAKIRGTQLGQGAKGLICHVKGNGYRQYVLAVLPADQQADLAILAKQIGGSRASLASPKEVSELTRCVFGAIPPFSFHPELKLVADPLLFERYEELAFNAGSLERSIILHTADYRRIAMPELITFRKRSD
- the gndA gene encoding NADP-dependent phosphogluconate dehydrogenase — its product is MSKQQIGVVGMAVMGRNLALNIESRGYSVSIFNRSSDKTDEVIAENPGKKLVPSYSIEEFVDSLEKPRRILLMVKAGEATDKTIASLMPHLDKGDILIDGGNTYFQDTIRRNRELSAQGINFIGTGVSGGEEGALKGPSIMPGGQKEAYELVAPILKEIAAQADGEPCVTYIGADGAGHYVKMVHNGIEYGDMQLIAEAYSLLKSSLNLSNQELAEVFSDWNQGELSSYLIEITADIFRKQDEDGKYLVDVILDEAANKGTGKWTSQSSLDLGIPVTLITESVFARYISSLKDQRVAASKLLSGPEIQPFNGDKAEFIEKVRRALYLGKIVSYAQGFQQLKAASDEYNWDLNYGEIAKIFRAGCIIRAQFLQKITDAYNETPAIANLLLAPYFKQIADEYQQALRDVVSYGVQNGIPTPTFSAAISYYDSYRSAVLPANLIQAQRDYFGAHTYKRTDKEGVFHTEWLD
- a CDS encoding TerC family protein, with protein sequence MEWIADPTIWAGLATLIVLEIVLGIDNLIFIAILADKLPEKERDKARLTGLSCALLMRILLLFSLSWLISLTNPLVTLWEHPFSARDLIMLIGGIFLLFKATMELNERLEGKTLHANQQRKGASFWAVVAQIIVLDAVFSLDSVITAVGMVNHIGIMITAVTIAMILMIWASKPLTKFVNAHPTIVILCLSFLLMIGFSLVAEGFGYHIPKGYLYAAIGFSIMIEALNLFAQFNRRKFLSASRSLRERTAEAVLHILNGKRESAALDNHASDLIADHTDNKEIFEPQERQMIARVLSMAQRTVSSIMTSRHDVIYLDIHSPTEKLTTLLKQKPHTRIVVTDEQSGDEPLGVVHVIDILNQQLTHNTFDLKKLVQQPLIFPESLSLLQALEQFRKAQTHFAFVVDEFGSVEGVVTVTDVMETITGNLPVGSGEIDARHDIQVMEEGYWIANGFMPLEDLVLYVPLPLDEKREYQTLAGLLMEHLQHIPQQGEQLKISDYLFEALEITSHRINKVKITPLSVAEEVEI
- the asmA gene encoding outer membrane assembly protein AsmA, yielding MKRLLTTLIILLVVIVAGLTTLVMLVNPNDFRGYIVKQVQKKSGYQLVLRDDLRWHVWPRLSILTGEISLTAKNAKVPTIVAENMRLDVELLPLLSHQLSIKEVMLKGAVLRFTPDSQPQKQPEAPIAPESDIHYPIVTGSQAWKLGIARIRLVDSLLIWQTNEHSQVNVRDLNLLLERNDQNHANLSLRSKINKNQQELSFELNSSIDISDYPQQLSADINSFAYQLQGIGLPPTGIQGTGSAIMKYQAAPESIALQKMALTVNDGNELKGDITAVLQAKPRYSINLSSPKFNLDNLLGWDALPKNTPQVKHDYRVENNSLKPVIATSVSALSNYDLTFLQGFDADISFTADKFIYQGMDIDHFGLQASNNSGLTEITKLSGNVFGGHFALPTSIDATVVPAKLHTKLLLRRIEIQPLLTALALPSIFSGQLNVNGDLLGEGYDEYAISHYWQGDLNIDLKNARLEGLNIPQLIQQSFARATDQVSQPTDTNDFTEAKSMSVKAQLERGEIKISELAATSGMFNIKGQGKANLLKQNTDVSLWVQLTNGWGKQNEFVRRLAQLKIPLRVYGDWNNLQYALNVEPMLRDELQQKVKKSIKDWIENNSNNKKY